In the genome of Paenibacillus pabuli, one region contains:
- a CDS encoding glutathione peroxidase yields the protein MSVYDYKVNTLRGQEVEMSNYRDKVLLIVNTASQCGLTPQFKGLQELQDKFKDSPFEVLGFPSNQFAQEKGSSDDIAEFCQMNYGVSFPMFEKIDVNGSSAHPLFQHLTKEAPGVLGSKAIKWNFTKFLVDQNGRVLKRYAPQTTPDKIEADIKALLK from the coding sequence ATGTCAGTCTACGACTACAAAGTAAACACCCTTCGCGGTCAGGAAGTCGAAATGTCCAACTATCGTGACAAAGTACTGCTTATCGTGAATACAGCAAGTCAATGCGGCCTCACACCTCAATTCAAAGGTCTGCAAGAACTCCAGGACAAATTTAAAGACTCCCCATTTGAAGTTCTTGGTTTTCCAAGCAACCAGTTTGCACAGGAAAAAGGTTCTTCTGACGATATTGCCGAGTTCTGTCAGATGAACTATGGTGTCAGCTTCCCAATGTTTGAGAAGATCGATGTAAATGGTTCAAGCGCTCACCCTCTATTCCAGCACCTTACCAAAGAAGCACCGGGCGTACTAGGCTCCAAAGCCATCAAATGGAACTTCACCAAATTCCTTGTGGATCAGAACGGACGTGTTCTGAAACGGTATGCCCCCCAAACAACACCTGATAAAATCGAAGCAGACATCAAAGCATTGCTCAAATAA
- a CDS encoding HAD family hydrolase: MPDVRGIQWLFFDVGDTLVDEWEPVDDIIGQFVREACALGYQVEMQTVRELFAASYRNYEQWPMKLAIRTLISDEGHREQIQEKLKFRKELERPFPSAEAVLQTLSQHFKIGIIANQSPGTESRLNSYGLRKYVDVLACSAEEGVSKPDPELYAVALKQAGCKPEEAVMIGDRIDNDIIPAKKLGMHTIRILQGYGRFQPELADAERPDWTIESLEELLPLLLVTQNSDN; encoded by the coding sequence GTGCCGGATGTACGTGGAATACAATGGTTGTTCTTTGATGTGGGGGATACACTCGTGGACGAGTGGGAGCCGGTAGATGATATTATCGGTCAGTTCGTTCGTGAAGCTTGTGCGCTTGGTTATCAGGTGGAGATGCAGACGGTGCGAGAACTATTTGCTGCCTCCTACCGAAATTACGAGCAATGGCCGATGAAATTGGCTATTCGTACCCTTATCAGCGATGAGGGGCACCGGGAACAGATACAGGAGAAGCTGAAGTTCCGCAAAGAGCTTGAGCGTCCCTTCCCGTCCGCCGAGGCAGTTCTCCAGACGTTGTCGCAGCACTTTAAGATTGGTATCATTGCCAATCAAAGTCCGGGAACGGAAAGTAGGCTGAATAGCTACGGCTTGCGCAAGTATGTGGATGTGCTGGCCTGTTCAGCTGAAGAAGGGGTGTCCAAGCCTGACCCTGAATTGTATGCAGTAGCGTTGAAACAGGCGGGATGTAAACCCGAGGAAGCGGTCATGATCGGCGACCGGATTGATAATGATATTATTCCGGCCAAGAAGCTGGGTATGCACACAATTCGGATTTTACAGGGTTATGGCAGGTTTCAGCCTGAGCTTGCGGATGCAGAGCGTCCAGACTGGACGATTGAATCACTGGAGGAACTTCTTCCATTGTTATTGGTTACTCAAAATTCAGACAACTGA